The Pristiophorus japonicus isolate sPriJap1 unplaced genomic scaffold, sPriJap1.hap1 HAP1_SCAFFOLD_372, whole genome shotgun sequence genome includes a window with the following:
- the LOC139250438 gene encoding transcription factor 7-like 2, with protein MPQLNGGGDDLGATDEMISFKDEGEQEDKSPGSGSAERDLADVKSSLVNETEDVGSSPEPEAERRAQPRQADKPRDFPQQVKRQDGGFFKGAAYPFIMIPDLSAPYLPSGALSPGART; from the exons ATGCCCCAGCTGAACGGTGGAGGCGATGACCTGGGGGCCACCGACGAGATGATCTCCTTCAAGGACGAGGGCGAGCAGGAGGACAAGAGCCCGGGCAGCGGCTCCGCCGAGCGGGACCTGGCCGATGTCAAGTCTTCGCTGGTCAATGAGACGGAGGATGTCGGCAGCTCCCCGGAGCCggag GCGGAGCGCCGTGCCCAGCCCCGACAGGCGGACAAGCCCCGGGACTTCCCGCAGCAAG TCAAAAGGCAAGATGGAGGTTTCTTCAAGGGAGCTGCTTACCCCTTCATCATGATCCCGGACCTGTCGGCTCCCTACCTCCCGAGCGGAGCCCTGTCTCCCGGTGCCCGGACG